A region of Periplaneta americana isolate PAMFEO1 chromosome 16, P.americana_PAMFEO1_priV1, whole genome shotgun sequence DNA encodes the following proteins:
- the LOC138692014 gene encoding uncharacterized protein isoform X5 — MDVIKLEPEDDPLAIQTSDTTDADEKKPLSEDGKLVDLHLTEVKTECMDRSFDLKSEITFEETPVPIDFIVVKSEVGDEFCQLDEVDGKVKLEITVEENEVLSQSRDLRGQGGNSGRPNVYTNKW; from the exons ATGGACGTGATCAAGTTGGAACCTGAGGATGATCCACTGGCTATACAGACAAGTGATACTACAGATGCCGACGAGAAGAAACCTTTATCTGAG GACGGAAAGTTAGTAGATCTACACTTGACTGAAGTCAAGACGGAATGCATGGACCGCAGCTTTGATCTGAAATCAGAGATAACATTTGAGGAAACTCCTGTGCCAATAGACTTCATCGTCGTTAAGAGTGAAGTTGGG GACGAGTTTTGTCAGTTGGATGAAGTTGATGGGAAGGTCAAACTGGAAATAACGGTAGAAGAGAATGAAGTCTTAAGTCAGAG TCGTGATTTACGTGGTCAAGGTGGAAACTCAGGTCGACCCAATGTCTATACAAACAAATGGTAA
- the LOC138692014 gene encoding zinc finger protein 658B-like isoform X2 — translation MDVIKLEPEDDPLAIQTSDTTDADEKKPLSEDGKLVDLHLTEVKTECMDRSFDLKSEITFEETPVPIDFIVVKSEVGDEFCQLDEVDGKVKLEITVEENEVLSQSISDNYNNAEGTQSYNVAQDDINSAKNIYKCDVCGKCFPLLLHLKKHRTEHTGEKTFTCSVCGKNYLNSQSFMRHTRVHTEEKPFTCDVCGKNFWQLTYLRTHEHLHTGEKPYSCDVCGKSFSSSGYLKKHARIHSGNKPFKCDVCGNRFSELGNLKKHSTIHTGIMPFSCDVCGKQFSDKRYLKNHSLIHTAEKPFACKFCDVSFHKFLHLRKHLTVHKGEKPFDCNVCGKIFSNWVCLKAHARLHMSEKPFKCDVCGKSFSFLARLKRHVGTHTNEKSFKCEICGKTFAQSSILKAHGRIHTEDMPYKCNDCGKGFEYSSYLRRHSRTHKKPKRFSCAVCGEYFRNLTSLKTHVVLMH, via the exons ATGGACGTGATCAAGTTGGAACCTGAGGATGATCCACTGGCTATACAGACAAGTGATACTACAGATGCCGACGAGAAGAAACCTTTATCTGAG GACGGAAAGTTAGTAGATCTACACTTGACTGAAGTCAAGACGGAATGCATGGACCGCAGCTTTGATCTGAAATCAGAGATAACATTTGAGGAAACTCCTGTGCCAATAGACTTCATCGTCGTTAAGAGTGAAGTTGGG GACGAGTTTTGTCAGTTGGATGAAGTTGATGGGAAGGTCAAACTGGAAATAACGGTAGAAGAGAATGAAGTCTTAAGTCAGAG CATTTCGGATAATTATAACAATGCTGAAGGAACTCAAAGCTACAATGTAGCACAAGATGATATAAATTCTGCCAAGAACATatacaaatgtgatgtttgtggaaagtgttttccGTTATTATTGCATCTCAAGAAGCATAGAACCGAGCACACAGGGGAGAAGACATTCACTTGTAGTGTGTGtggaaagaattatttaaattcccAATCCTTCATGAGGCATACACGCGTACACACCGAGGAAAAGCCATTCACATGTGATGTCTGTGGAAAGAATTTTTGGCAGTTGACCTATCTCAGGAcccacgaacacttacacactGGTGAAAAGCCATACAGTTGTGACGTGTGTGGAAAGAGTTTTTCGTCATCGGGATATCTCAAAAAGCATGCACGCATACACTCGGGCAACAAGCCTTTcaagtgcgatgtttgtggaaatcGTTTTTCGGAATTGGGTAATCTCAAAAAGCATTCGACCATACACACAGGGATTAtgccattcagttgtgacgtcTGTGGTAAGCAGTTTTCTGATAAGAGATATCTAAAAAATCATTCATTGATACACACAGCGGAGAAGCCGTTCGCTTGTAAATTTTGTGATGTGTCTTTTCATAAATTTTTGCATCTGAGAAAGCATTTAACAGTTCATAAAGGTGAGAAACCGTTCGATTGTAATGTGTGTGGAAAAATATTTTCGAATTGGGTATGTTTGAAAGCACATGCACGCTTACACATGAGTgagaaaccgttcaaatgtgatgtttgtggtaaaagTTTCTCTTTTTTAGCGAGACTGAAAAGGCATGTAGGCACGCACACAAATGAGAAGTCATTCAAGTGCGAAATCTGTGGGAAAACATTTGCACAATCGAGTATTCTTAAAGCCCATGGACGCATACACACGGAAGATATGCCGTATAAGTGCAATGACTGTGGTAAGGGCTTCGAATATTCCAGTTATCTTAGAAGACATTCACGCACACACAAGAAACCGAAGCGATTCTCTTGTGCTGTGTGTGGGGAATATTTTAGGAACTTGACAAGTCTTAAAACGCATGTCGTCCTTATGCACTGA
- the LOC138692014 gene encoding uncharacterized protein isoform X6 codes for MDVIKLEPEDDPLAIQTSDTTDADEKKPLSEDGKLVDLHLTEVKTECMDRSFDLKSEITFEETPVPIDFIVVKSEVGDEFCQLDEVDGKVKLEITVEENEVLSQRKEIQ; via the exons ATGGACGTGATCAAGTTGGAACCTGAGGATGATCCACTGGCTATACAGACAAGTGATACTACAGATGCCGACGAGAAGAAACCTTTATCTGAG GACGGAAAGTTAGTAGATCTACACTTGACTGAAGTCAAGACGGAATGCATGGACCGCAGCTTTGATCTGAAATCAGAGATAACATTTGAGGAAACTCCTGTGCCAATAGACTTCATCGTCGTTAAGAGTGAAGTTGGG GACGAGTTTTGTCAGTTGGATGAAGTTGATGGGAAGGTCAAACTGGAAATAACGGTAGAAGAGAATGAAGTCTTAAGTCAGAG